The Nicotiana tomentosiformis chromosome 2, ASM39032v3, whole genome shotgun sequence genome includes the window CTTCTCTCTGTTTCCCTCTCCCTATTTTCTACTCTTCTTTTCTCCTCTTCTCGTCTACAAATTGCTACAGTTCTATTGCTTAGCAGCTGATACTCGACATTtaagtatcaatttgatgatCAATTGTCATTGAATGTTGGTTCTATCCTGTTGCACACTTTTATAGCGAACACATGccgccaaaagaaaaaaaattacaaataGAGAATTATATACTGCTAACAAAGAGTAGTGTGCAGGATTTAGATCCATAGAAGATAAATATGTATTACTGGAAATAGTGCCAAGAAGACACTATGTTTGAGTTTTCTCAAAGCAAAATACTGCAAGAAAACACACACACTTGGCACTTTGTTTCAAACATTCATACCACCCCATTTACTCTATGATTAGTCTCGTGCGGGTGCTAACACTAATTAGTCTAAAACACATAAGCATTATTTCAACACTTCCAACACGTATACATTCAAAGAATACTTTTGCATATCTTGAACATCAAATGTGTGCAAAGATAAGTAGAGAAGTAACGAGTTTTTGAGTACACAGATAGCTAGAAAGCAATCGAATTCGGTTACTAGTGTCCAACTCAacattttctttcttgtttatcacaagtcacaacCAACACTTACTCAAAAATAAAAATGCTAAAAACACGCAATACCTGGATGAAAGAAAGTTTCAATATTGAAAGGAGATCGGTATGGTTGGAGCCAAGGAATTTGTATGTCTTTTGCCATAATTGGATCCACCTTTTCAAGTGCGAGAACGAAGAAATCGCTCGCTCTTAGTTTGGCCAAGTTTCTAAAAGCAACttctttagaaaaatattttctcaaaattatttttcaataaaaacagtttgtgtttgactatttaatttgaaaaatactttttaacattaattaatgtttgaccaagcttttgaaaagtgattctaaatctatttttttcaaaagtgctttggGGAGAAACTCTTATAAAAATTATTCTTGCTTCTGCTCAAAAGCattctttttccttttaaaaGCTTGGCAAAAAACTCagctagcgtttggacatagatttgattgaaactttAAAAAGAAGATTTTTGAAGCTGTGTTGCAAGATAGTTTTTGGAAGATCCAAACCAAAATTTGCATATCCAGTCCGAACTGCCCAAATGTCCGCCCCTATTTTTAGTAGTGTACTTTTAAATAACTTGTGTCGTACAATAGGTTAGGTTTTTCATTCTATTTTATTAAGTACTGTAACAATTTAAACCTTAATGGTAGCGTCAATTGCTGGAAATGATATTCTAGTTGTCCCTAATGTCAATATCTGGAGAAGAATCAATAATCTTCTTTTTTTAACAGTAAAGTAAGAGCAACAccatagaaaaatataaaaacagGAAAGTGACACGTGCACAGCCCCAACACCACTTCCCACTTCCCAAAGCCCGTGTTCTTGGCGGCGGCGGCGGTCGGAATTTCAAGAAAGCTTCGGACAACATTTTATCCACCACCATTAGTACTATGGCTAAAATGACTGTTGACCCTTTTTCTGTACAAGCAGAAGCTAGTTGTTCCTCTTCTCCTTCAACTGTTGGAAGCTCAAGGATATTTGCTTTCAGAATTAGAGCTTATAATAATCAGCATATAGATGACAAGAACAGGTTCTACAAAGAGCTTGGTCTGTAATTTCCCTTCTCTTTCTTCCCTCTTCTCTGCTCATGCTCTAccttaatattttgaaatgaatcAGTAAAAAAAAAATGTACCATCTTCTTTACTTTAAGTTTAGCTGAAATTTAGAATTTATTATCAGAGTCATTCATGTGAAAAAAGAGAGGTTCATAAGTGAGGGACACGTGGTGTAAACTTAGTGAATTTAAATTTCTTTGCTCTAAACAGCTTTTAGATGAAGTTGTCATCCTATTCAACATTTTTGTCACAGCTTAATAGTTCTAGCTCTTTCTTTGTGGCTAGTGAATTTGGCACAGTCAAGTCATTTACTTTGCTTTTATATCAAGGgttcttttgttgttgttgttgttgttgctggcAGTGGTTCTTTAAATATCATAAATTCAAAATTGGTAGTGCTAAGTAGACTACCTACTTAATGCTACTGTTTTACAAGGTTGTGGTACTTGGTATGAATTCAACTACTTTGGGTTATTGATTGCTTGTGCAAGCACTAGTAGTGTGAAAATATTAGTGAACAGTGAATTAGAATGATAAACCAAGGTTGCGAAGGAAGTGTAAAGGTATGGCTAGGGTATAGGCATTTCACAACTGCCCTTCCCGATAGGGGAAGTGAAGAATCCATCAAAGTGGGGTTGGGTGAGTTCTTCCTTAACAGTTTTTAATGGTTTTTGGATGAACAAAGTTTTGTTGAGAGAATATAAGGTGGAGATTCTAAAGGGAGGAAACACAGAACAGATGAAAAGAATCTTTGTCAAGAAGCATGTGAATGGAACACAATCCAGTTAGAATTGCCAACATATTCATATTCTACGATTTCAATAAGAAAAGGTATACAATACACATTGTGTTTAAGCAAAGGGATGTTAAGGCATTTACACCGTCCAGTTAATGAGTATGTATAGTTTACATTTATTTACAAAGTGCTATACAATCTTTCTCTTTTTAGATGATAAATCAAATAAATTTCATtaatatcaaaccaactcggcgTAACATAAGTTTATACACAGTATCTAGTTACTGCTATAGAATCTTTGCATTCTAGTGTATGTACAATATGTAATAGTCTGTTAATTGCTAGTGGTATTGATGGTTTGATGATGTAGGTACATTTGCTTTGAAAAGGAAGATTGAAGATTTGGTACTCCGTGCTGAGATGTTGACACCAACAGCTCTAGAATTTGAAGAAGCAAGACGCCTCAAACAGGAAGAGGTTATTCGTGAATATGATTTGTGGGATGATGTAGCCAAGTCAGATGAAGACCTTGTTCAATTAGCTGAGAACGCCAGAGCCATTGATTCCCTCAAAGACCTTAGATACAAGGTGTCATGTCCTCAAAGCTTGTTCTCACTCGTCACCATATGTTTATTGCCTTGTTAATACTTCAAAGGAAAAACCTTAAAACTCAAGCATGTTATTTGATTCTATTTGATTGAGTGTTATTCTGCAGGCTGAAGAAGCTAAGCTGATTACAGAGCTGGCAGGAATGGATTCTATCAGCTATGAGTTTTTAAAGCAGGCCTATACAGCCTGTGTCAGTGTGAATAAGTCATTAGATAAGTATGAACTATCCAAACTTCTTAGGGAACCATATGATATGGAGGGAGCATGTGTCACCATTGAATCTGGAAATGAGGGCATTTACTCAGAGGTGATGTGTTCTTGCTATGTTGCCACATATATTTACGGGGTTGATGGCAAAGGACCATATACATCTTAGGTTAAAATAATAAGTCAATGAGTTTTCTAAGGAGGGAGAGAGGGTTATATTTGTGTAGCTTTACCCCCTTGTGTCGGAGATACTACTTCGAAAACTTGAAGCTGTTACGGCTTTATTAAATTGAGGTATCCTGGAATTACTGCAAGGCTCACACTGTAAGAAACTATATAGATGAAGGATCTAAATGATAATAATAGAATGCCTACAGATATTATCTACAGAATATTATTCACTTTGGCTATTTTATTGGGATTTAATCATTAAATGGCAAGAAAGGCTGTTGAAAGACAAATTCAAATGGTATAGTAACTGGGGTGTAAAGTTGATAGGTATTTATTTTTTTATGGTTGCAATGTACTTTAGGTGGTACTGCTTCTCACTTATCCAATTATGATGCAGATTTGGGCAGAACAACTGACAAGAATGTATATCAAATGGGCCGAAAAGCAAGGTCATAAGGCGAGGATTGTTGAGAAACAAGATTCAGAGAGTGTTGGTATCAAATATGCGATGATTGAGTTAGAGTTCAAGTCAGCATATGGCTATCTTTCAGGGGAAAGAGGAATTCATTACATGAGTGGAAGTTCTGAAAACAAATTCGATCTCTCAAAGGTATTCTAAGGATATATACTTGGCTCAAATTTAGTTATCCCTTTGCTATCAGTTGACCATATGAATTATAAAATTCTTATATTATGCGCTTTGTATTCCTAAGATTGTCCTTTCCTATTCCCTCCTCAACCTTTTGAGTTATGTGTTTCTGGAGAATTATTAGGCGTGCTTTCCCTATTGGCCTCTTAAGACGAAAACATTTTATGTGcgtgaaaaaaaaaatgaaaaaaaagaaagaaagaggaaAACAATTTGTCATCTTAAATCTCAGTGTTCCAGCTGCATTTTGCTTCTAATATAGT containing:
- the LOC104091514 gene encoding peptide chain release factor PrfB3, chloroplastic isoform X2 yields the protein MAKMTVDPFSVQAEASCSSSPSTVGSSRIFAFRIRAYNNQHIDDKNRFYKELGTFALKRKIEDLVLRAEMLTPTALEFEEARRLKQEEVIREYDLWDDVAKSDEDLVQLAENARAIDSLKDLRYKAEEAKLITELAGMDSISYEFLKQAYTACVSVNKSLDKYELSKLLREPYDMEGACVTIESGNEGIYSEIWAEQLTRMYIKWAEKQGHKARIVEKQDSESVGIKYAMIELEFKSAYGYLSGERGIHYMSGSSENKFDLSKVIKPDELKAGTAAVDVIPLFLESSPDLSIDENNLEITTQPSYEEKQSNTSPSLTIQHIPTGLQVRSTGERSRFANKLKALNRLKAKLLIVMREQGVSDLASVRSSAISSSWNQVARRYVFHPNKLVEDIKTGIQLSDLTAVLNGNIEPFIGAHINSRRHEIL
- the LOC104091514 gene encoding peptide chain release factor PrfB3, chloroplastic isoform X1, with product MAKMTVDPFSVQAEASCSSSPSTVGSSRIFAFRIRAYNNQHIDDKNRFYKELGTFALKRKIEDLVLRAEMLTPTALEFEEARRLKQEEVIREYDLWDDVAKSDEDLVQLAENARAIDSLKDLRYKIWAEQLTRMYIKWAEKQGHKARIVEKQDSESVGIKYAMIELEFKSAYGYLSGERGIHYMSGSSENKFDLSKVIKPDELKAGTAAVDVIPLFLESSPDLSIDENNLEITTQPSYEEKQSNTSPSLTIQHIPTGLQVRSTGERSRFANKLKALNRLKAKLLIVMREQGVSDLASVRSSAISSSWNQVARRYVFHPNKLVEDIKTGIQLSDLTAVLNGNIEPFIGAHINSRRHEIL